The Nostoc sp. UHCC 0302 genome includes a window with the following:
- a CDS encoding plasmid replication protein, CyRepA1 family yields the protein MNDSPIEYPNNLTATVYHELTVGSAIHPALVERNFFHIEGESVYDFLFISDKIPRKNAGRVTDGYLKLYQHLLLGGTWIQSLDPFKNWQPMEWGRIKPNLPRMDWEKGKPVKYESPPKTANRVTYFDVANPVWDQVAKRHCIKRHLSPLALRLQDILNPRLFWEWVISHPEIPVILCEGEKKAACLLSMGFVAIALPGIWNGRVGKRDFDERLHPDLMPLAQPGRKFIILFDYETRSNTRWSVFQATLRTGKAIVAAGATCEVALLPGPEKGVDDFVVGRGEDANALLTAIIDDAKSLADYQRGYRAKKWGLSKYKPDVTVNVQYLSLALNIPNLQEKCSNVPALYEIAQEKLFTPSVEGEKIKEEEKTDSGGISNEKTHTRPQFRFPMLGLVVLWSDMGTGKTELMRWWRDQNPDARFLNNGHRVNLLKNLSDRLRTAMYSDLGYMGLAQATALSITIDSLYKLNTQALTYGCIFIDEACQYLTHLLHSNTCKAHRAAILEVLEYIVYNAPLVVIADAHMDDLTVDFFRSMRPTDEIPYIIKNEWRNGERTIYWYEGDNSSAIVAQISAALMAGQKIMVVSDSKRFIKKLEKSLTIKIEESSDSNSASNHLSGLRIWSVHSDNSGSEENIAFIKDITNAVKNLDALFTSPSLGTGVDIAQYHFDLVFGVFHAVSQTATECAQQLYRYRPKVPFHVWVAPRPPFGYKDTNAHKIKEHLLQTNEITAFLLRIDRETGKRGAEKDWALEAFCQIQANRHYSLNNLRDDLRSLLTEMGNTIVPLGRDSDTKAQEQLKSAAQALNTAHYSAVARANNITPSEYRLRQSKDYLSPQDVFECEKFRIFSAYGIEVTPELVEKDAGGRLIKAIASLEAILEKPSDEIIDPKTLRQYPSPPKLVTDKDRTERDNLPLCIDWGNYSARWLARFNLGLHHILKRLVTGGEVTATDSDLLTMTAHALNCAAHIKAILGFTVPSDCEPIWLLATMLEQLGLKLSCRKQGPRGQQVKIYSLSKEELEFAKQVIAHRQQQRTLKESHICYVAQTVDPYQPTMHSQHSVESSQHPVSTPPQNAIRISHYEGGDTTKFGPPSSERTSLLHCVEMLRSAISLGVSALKNTLQRWCSDLRWETVLELEAIAASDLRLVESQVPEFYALLSEEVLPIEG from the coding sequence ATGAACGATTCCCCAATTGAATATCCCAACAACCTCACGGCAACCGTTTACCATGAGCTAACAGTTGGCAGTGCGATTCACCCGGCACTGGTTGAGCGCAACTTCTTCCACATCGAGGGAGAATCGGTTTATGATTTCCTGTTCATCTCCGATAAGATCCCCCGGAAAAATGCAGGTCGAGTCACTGATGGATACTTAAAGCTGTATCAACATCTCTTACTGGGTGGTACATGGATTCAGTCACTTGACCCGTTCAAAAACTGGCAGCCAATGGAGTGGGGGCGGATTAAACCGAACTTGCCCCGCATGGACTGGGAGAAAGGCAAGCCCGTTAAGTACGAATCACCCCCCAAAACCGCCAACCGTGTTACCTACTTCGATGTCGCCAACCCAGTTTGGGATCAGGTTGCCAAACGTCATTGCATTAAGCGGCATCTCTCACCCTTGGCGCTGCGGCTACAAGATATACTCAATCCACGCCTGTTCTGGGAGTGGGTGATCTCTCACCCGGAGATTCCCGTAATCTTATGCGAGGGCGAGAAAAAGGCGGCCTGCTTGCTTTCTATGGGGTTTGTGGCGATCGCGCTGCCAGGAATTTGGAATGGTCGCGTAGGCAAACGGGACTTTGATGAACGACTGCACCCAGACTTAATGCCATTGGCACAACCGGGACGCAAGTTCATTATATTATTCGACTACGAAACCAGAAGCAATACCAGGTGGTCAGTTTTTCAAGCAACATTAAGGACAGGTAAGGCTATTGTTGCTGCGGGTGCTACTTGCGAAGTTGCATTACTGCCAGGGCCAGAGAAGGGTGTGGATGATTTTGTGGTTGGTCGCGGCGAAGATGCCAACGCTCTGTTGACTGCAATTATTGATGATGCCAAATCGCTTGCTGATTACCAACGCGGCTATCGCGCGAAAAAATGGGGACTGAGCAAGTATAAACCCGATGTGACAGTCAACGTTCAATATCTGAGTCTTGCCCTCAACATTCCTAACTTGCAGGAAAAATGCTCCAACGTCCCGGCTCTTTATGAAATTGCTCAAGAAAAGTTGTTTACACCTTCTGTTGAAGGAGAAAAGATAAAGGAGGAGGAAAAGACGGATTCTGGCGGAATTTCAAACGAAAAAACTCATACTCGCCCACAATTTAGATTTCCCATGTTAGGACTTGTGGTTTTATGGAGCGATATGGGTACGGGCAAAACTGAACTTATGCGCTGGTGGCGTGACCAAAACCCCGACGCTCGGTTCCTCAACAACGGGCATCGCGTTAACCTGCTGAAAAATCTCAGTGATCGCTTGAGAACTGCGATGTACTCAGACTTAGGTTACATGGGTTTAGCTCAAGCCACAGCTCTGTCGATTACTATCGACAGCTTGTACAAGCTCAACACTCAAGCCCTCACATACGGCTGCATATTTATTGATGAAGCTTGCCAATACCTCACTCACCTACTGCACAGTAATACTTGCAAGGCACACCGAGCTGCCATCTTGGAGGTACTCGAATACATAGTATACAATGCGCCACTGGTTGTCATCGCTGATGCACACATGGACGATTTAACCGTGGATTTCTTCCGCTCCATGCGACCAACAGATGAAATCCCATACATTATCAAGAACGAGTGGCGAAATGGAGAGCGCACAATTTACTGGTATGAGGGGGATAATTCCAGTGCCATAGTCGCGCAGATTTCGGCGGCACTGATGGCAGGACAGAAAATCATGGTAGTTAGCGACTCCAAGCGTTTCATCAAGAAACTTGAAAAGTCACTAACAATAAAAATAGAAGAATCATCCGATTCCAACTCAGCCAGCAATCATTTATCGGGACTACGCATTTGGTCTGTGCATTCAGACAACTCCGGCAGTGAGGAAAACATTGCGTTTATTAAGGATATCACCAATGCCGTCAAAAACCTTGATGCTTTGTTCACTTCTCCTAGCCTGGGGACTGGTGTAGACATTGCCCAATATCATTTTGACTTGGTGTTTGGTGTATTCCATGCAGTTTCACAAACTGCAACCGAGTGCGCCCAACAGCTCTACCGCTATCGCCCAAAAGTCCCCTTTCACGTTTGGGTGGCCCCGCGTCCTCCCTTTGGTTACAAAGATACTAATGCCCACAAGATAAAAGAACACCTATTGCAAACCAACGAAATAACTGCTTTTCTGTTGCGAATTGACCGTGAAACAGGAAAGCGCGGCGCAGAAAAGGACTGGGCGCTAGAGGCTTTCTGTCAAATTCAGGCAAACCGTCACTATTCTCTGAATAATCTACGTGATGATTTGCGTTCGCTCCTCACTGAAATGGGCAATACTATAGTACCCCTCGGCAGGGATAGTGATACTAAAGCCCAAGAGCAGTTGAAATCAGCAGCACAGGCTTTGAACACTGCCCATTACTCAGCTGTTGCTAGAGCTAACAATATTACCCCAAGTGAATATCGTCTCCGCCAAAGTAAGGACTATCTCTCTCCACAAGACGTTTTTGAATGTGAGAAATTCCGCATTTTCTCGGCTTACGGTATAGAAGTAACACCGGAACTAGTTGAAAAAGATGCGGGTGGTCGGTTGATCAAAGCGATCGCTTCTCTTGAGGCAATCCTGGAAAAACCAAGCGACGAGATTATTGACCCCAAGACTCTCAGACAATACCCAAGTCCTCCAAAACTTGTCACGGACAAAGATCGCACCGAACGCGACAATTTACCTTTGTGCATCGACTGGGGCAACTATTCGGCGCGTTGGCTGGCCCGTTTCAACTTGGGTTTACATCATATTCTTAAACGGCTAGTGACCGGGGGTGAAGTTACTGCCACCGACAGCGACTTACTAACTATGACGGCTCACGCATTAAATTGCGCTGCTCATATTAAAGCAATTCTTGGGTTTACTGTCCCTAGTGACTGTGAACCGATTTGGCTACTAGCCACAATGCTTGAGCAGCTGGGGCTAAAGTTGTCCTGTCGCAAGCAGGGGCCACGTGGTCAGCAGGTGAAAATTTACTCGTTATCAAAGGAGGAATTAGAATTTGCAAAACAAGTTATTGCCCATCGTCAACAACAGCGCACTTTGAAAGAGTCACACATTTGTTACGTTGCCCAAACTGTAGACCCGTATCAGCCTACAATGCACTCCCAGCATAGCGTTGAGTCGAGTCAGCACCCCGTATCCACCCCCCCCCAGAATGCTATAAGGATTTCCCATTATGAGGGGGGGGATACTACGAAATTTGGCCCCCCCTCAAGTGAACGAACTTCTCTACTCCATTGTGTTGAAATGCTTCGCTCTGCTATCTCCCTTGGAGTTTCGGCACTGAAAAATACCCTTCAACGATGGTGTTCCGATTTGCGCTGGGAGACGGTGCTGGAGTTGGAAGCGATCGCGGCGAGTGATCTGCGGCTTGTTGAATCTCAAGTACCGGAGTTTTACGCCTTGCTCAGTGAGGAGGTGTTGCCAATCGAGGGATGA
- a CDS encoding NB-ARC domain-containing protein, whose translation MNSDTSLGIEEILDFVGEEVLRHLGRRLSKAEVAVIQGTWDGKDYKTIASTSGYNVYYLQSAVGPQLWIMLSEIIGGGVKVTKASLKANLLKLVKKDYVKQLEISEIKEKYLVGKIKLYGDLPTIKSFYGRNDELDYIRNNAKLFNERCIFIVGIGGIGKSLLASKFVEEILLENSDRYQYVIWQRVNHCSSVNQIITELFDVLELDVKNRSLEAKISLLSKYCHTSNYLIVLDGLEGLAQSKKFEEKVKMGNFLFQFRKAKHKSCIILTSQIPLEQVAYTSTTFVSGYIRLQGLAEDAAMRILRENGLDGEECKKLIKNYRGNPSALEAVCDRINQFFGGSVKRFFDYQTTLISERLQIMLDQHFKQNGLLDDLQKEIMIYLAEETVEDLKPISFYQIVDDLKKRLYLNLSISEIITALDALEQSSLVETNRKTTTQEISYSLEPVIKKYITIDPLGLVHRNLNNSKISSNKQE comes from the coding sequence ATGAATTCCGATACTAGTTTAGGGATAGAGGAAATATTGGATTTTGTGGGCGAAGAAGTCCTTCGCCACCTTGGAAGACGCTTGTCCAAGGCTGAAGTAGCTGTCATACAAGGAACTTGGGATGGGAAAGATTATAAAACAATAGCAAGCACTTCAGGGTACAACGTTTACTATTTACAGTCAGCTGTAGGGCCTCAATTATGGATAATGCTTTCTGAAATTATAGGTGGTGGGGTTAAAGTTACAAAAGCGTCTCTGAAAGCAAATTTACTAAAATTAGTAAAGAAGGATTATGTCAAACAACTAGAAATATCTGAGATAAAAGAAAAATATTTAGTAGGAAAGATTAAGCTTTATGGAGACTTGCCGACAATAAAATCTTTTTATGGACGAAATGATGAACTTGATTATATAAGAAACAACGCTAAGCTTTTTAATGAACGATGTATATTCATAGTTGGAATAGGAGGAATAGGTAAAAGTTTATTGGCCTCAAAATTTGTAGAAGAAATTCTTCTAGAAAATTCAGATAGATATCAGTATGTAATTTGGCAAAGGGTGAACCATTGCTCATCAGTTAATCAAATAATTACAGAATTATTTGATGTTTTAGAGTTAGATGTTAAAAACAGAAGTTTAGAAGCAAAAATTTCTTTACTATCAAAGTATTGCCATACATCTAACTATCTAATTGTACTAGATGGGTTAGAAGGACTAGCGCAATCAAAAAAATTTGAAGAGAAAGTGAAAATGGGAAATTTCCTTTTTCAATTCAGAAAAGCAAAACATAAAAGTTGCATAATACTCACAAGTCAAATACCTTTAGAGCAAGTTGCTTATACAAGTACAACTTTTGTTTCCGGATACATACGGCTACAAGGTTTAGCAGAAGATGCCGCAATGCGAATCTTGCGCGAAAATGGTTTAGATGGAGAGGAATGTAAAAAGTTAATAAAAAATTATCGTGGTAATCCATCAGCTTTAGAAGCTGTTTGCGACCGAATAAACCAGTTCTTTGGGGGAAGTGTTAAAAGATTTTTCGATTATCAGACTACTTTAATTTCAGAGCGTTTGCAAATTATGCTAGATCAACATTTTAAGCAAAACGGGCTTTTAGATGATCTTCAAAAAGAAATAATGATTTATTTAGCTGAAGAGACTGTAGAAGATTTAAAACCTATTAGTTTTTATCAAATTGTTGATGATTTAAAAAAACGATTATATTTAAATTTATCAATTTCTGAAATAATAACTGCACTTGATGCTTTAGAGCAAAGTTCATTAGTTGAAACTAACAGAAAAACAACTACTCAAGAAATTAGCTATAGTTTAGAACCAGTTATTAAAAAATATATCACAATTGATCCGTTAGGATTAGTGCATAGAAATTTAAACAATTCAAAAATAAGCAGTAATAAGCAGGAGTAA
- a CDS encoding tetratricopeptide repeat protein: MAYCINHICNQRHNPDNVENCLACGTPLLIDERIRLLRPLRPLEKGIDSYTDVFEVEDIDPQWGKKPRIRVMKVLKWEEPKYVELMRREAQALITLFHPGIPKATGSDYFTFTLPNEPHLELHCLVMEKIEGENLEQWLKTHGKVSQNDALDWMLQLLDILEHVHKLGYFHRDIKPTNIIHQPNGNLALVDFGAVRSVSKTYLAKVGSSGRDNITGTGSGNEVTAIFTVGFSAPEQIDGRALPQSDFYALGRTIVNLVTGIPIMELPIEDRTEKLIWRDKAQQIDQPVANFIDELIHPSPGFRPQTTEIIRERIQRLPWESQVHHFLKSKVFEIGRLVASGLIILGIGQLFAPSVANYFVYQGEKSGARNDYQSAQSLFGWAIKTNPSTKLAISKYYFDKAYRLMITGDIKAAKKDYELSIKYNNQNLDAYNFLGITCQQLSDSSCVEKVYKRLLEFNPNDWTAHYNLGRFYDEQGNYELAEKEYNIAIKSSSSAIIAINNLSRLNIKIGDYNTAISLAKSGLRKNKDPLIQAALYKNLGWASLEQNKISDAEKYLEKALSLDEQRIDAYCLLAKTQEALGKIDEARFSIELCLLAKSTDSDIPLFRQELLDRILKK; encoded by the coding sequence GTGGCTTACTGTATAAATCACATTTGTAATCAGCGCCACAATCCTGATAATGTTGAAAATTGTTTAGCCTGCGGAACTCCCTTGTTAATAGATGAGCGTATCCGTTTGCTACGCCCATTACGACCTTTAGAAAAAGGTATAGACAGCTATACAGATGTTTTCGAGGTTGAAGATATAGACCCTCAATGGGGAAAGAAGCCTCGAATAAGAGTAATGAAAGTATTGAAGTGGGAGGAACCTAAATACGTTGAACTAATGCGACGGGAAGCACAAGCATTAATCACCTTGTTTCATCCAGGAATCCCCAAAGCTACTGGTAGTGATTACTTTACTTTTACGTTACCAAATGAACCACATCTAGAATTGCATTGTTTAGTAATGGAGAAAATAGAAGGAGAGAATTTAGAGCAGTGGCTAAAAACTCATGGCAAAGTTTCTCAAAATGATGCTCTAGATTGGATGTTGCAATTATTAGATATTTTAGAGCATGTACACAAACTAGGATATTTCCATAGGGATATCAAACCAACAAATATTATTCATCAACCAAATGGGAATCTGGCACTTGTTGATTTTGGAGCTGTACGGTCAGTAAGTAAAACTTACTTAGCAAAAGTAGGCTCTAGTGGCAGAGACAATATTACAGGAACTGGTAGTGGGAATGAGGTAACAGCAATTTTTACGGTAGGTTTCTCTGCGCCGGAACAAATAGATGGTCGAGCGTTACCGCAATCTGACTTTTATGCGCTGGGACGAACTATTGTCAATTTGGTTACTGGCATACCAATAATGGAGCTACCAATAGAAGACAGAACAGAAAAGCTAATCTGGAGAGATAAAGCACAGCAGATTGATCAGCCTGTAGCAAATTTCATCGATGAACTGATACATCCCTCTCCAGGATTTCGACCACAAACTACGGAAATAATAAGAGAACGAATACAAAGGCTTCCTTGGGAAAGTCAAGTTCATCATTTTCTTAAGTCTAAAGTTTTTGAGATTGGAAGATTGGTAGCAAGCGGATTAATAATTCTTGGAATTGGGCAGCTATTTGCACCTAGTGTAGCTAATTATTTTGTTTATCAAGGAGAGAAATCAGGGGCAAGGAATGATTATCAAAGCGCACAAAGTCTTTTTGGCTGGGCAATCAAAACTAACCCTTCAACTAAACTTGCTATTTCTAAGTATTATTTTGATAAAGCTTATCGGCTGATGATTACAGGTGATATTAAAGCAGCCAAGAAGGATTATGAGCTTTCTATTAAATATAATAATCAAAATTTAGATGCCTACAATTTCTTAGGAATAACCTGTCAGCAATTATCAGATAGTTCCTGTGTAGAAAAGGTTTATAAAAGATTACTTGAATTCAACCCAAATGATTGGACAGCCCATTATAATCTCGGACGTTTTTATGATGAGCAAGGAAACTATGAATTAGCAGAAAAAGAATATAATATAGCCATTAAAAGCAGTAGCTCAGCGATAATAGCTATTAATAACTTATCCAGGCTGAATATTAAAATCGGGGATTACAATACAGCCATTTCTTTAGCAAAGTCTGGATTAAGAAAAAATAAAGATCCCTTAATACAAGCTGCATTATATAAGAATTTGGGTTGGGCAAGTTTAGAACAAAATAAAATAAGTGATGCTGAGAAATATTTAGAGAAAGCACTTAGTTTAGATGAGCAAAGAATAGATGCTTATTGCCTGTTAGCTAAAACGCAAGAAGCATTAGGTAAAATCGATGAGGCGAGATTTTCTATAGAATTATGCTTACTTGCTAAGTCTACAGATTCAGACATTCCTCTATTCAGACAGGAACTGCTAGATCGGATATTAAAAAAATGA